Proteins from one Stenotrophomonas aracearum genomic window:
- a CDS encoding NADH:flavin oxidoreductase has protein sequence MLTSRPTILTPFDISGAVLRNRLAVAPMTRVTATADGLPTSTMGDYYAGFAAGGFGLVITEGLYSDQAHSQGYLNQPGLASEAQAQAWAPLTAAMRNHGAMTFAQIMHAGALSQGNAFRDDTVGAAAVQPKGQQMSFYYGHGAYPLPAQMTDAQIQDAIQGFVDAAERAVGTAGFDGVEIHGANGYLLDQFLTLHTNTRRDRWGGSIHNRVALLVEVLAAVKARVAGRAPVGIRISQGKVNDFLHKWEGGEQDAEVIFGSLADAGVDFLHVTEFEAWKPAFAGETESLAALARRYAPGVPLIANGSLHDLSRAEQLLEQGTDIVALGRGALANPDLPRRIQNGEPLRQFDPSILGPIADIKDSELALRS, from the coding sequence ATGTTGACTTCACGCCCCACGATTCTAACGCCGTTCGATATTTCCGGTGCGGTACTCCGCAACCGGCTCGCTGTGGCGCCGATGACGCGGGTCACTGCGACCGCAGACGGCCTGCCCACCTCCACCATGGGCGACTACTACGCCGGCTTCGCGGCCGGCGGGTTCGGCCTGGTCATCACCGAAGGGCTGTACAGCGATCAGGCCCATTCGCAGGGATATCTCAATCAGCCCGGCCTGGCCAGCGAAGCACAGGCGCAGGCATGGGCTCCGCTGACCGCCGCGATGCGCAACCATGGCGCGATGACGTTCGCCCAGATCATGCATGCCGGTGCGTTGTCCCAAGGCAACGCTTTCCGCGACGATACCGTTGGCGCTGCAGCAGTGCAGCCCAAAGGCCAGCAGATGTCCTTCTACTACGGACACGGTGCATATCCCTTGCCGGCGCAGATGACCGACGCCCAGATCCAGGACGCCATCCAGGGTTTCGTTGACGCGGCCGAACGCGCGGTGGGCACTGCCGGCTTTGATGGCGTGGAGATCCACGGCGCCAACGGCTACCTTCTGGACCAGTTCCTGACCCTGCATACCAATACCCGGCGCGACCGCTGGGGCGGCTCCATCCACAACCGGGTGGCGCTGTTGGTGGAAGTACTCGCTGCAGTGAAGGCAAGGGTGGCAGGCCGGGCACCGGTGGGCATACGTATCTCGCAAGGCAAGGTCAACGACTTCCTGCACAAGTGGGAGGGCGGCGAGCAGGATGCAGAAGTCATCTTTGGCAGTTTGGCCGATGCCGGCGTGGACTTCCTGCATGTAACGGAGTTTGAAGCGTGGAAACCCGCGTTTGCCGGGGAGACCGAGTCACTGGCGGCGCTGGCTCGCCGCTATGCGCCGGGGGTACCCCTGATCGCCAACGGCAGCCTCCATGACCTGTCGCGCGCCGAACAACTGCTTGAGCAGGGGACAGACATTGTTGCGTTGGGGCGCGGCGCCCTCGCCAATCCAGA
- a CDS encoding DUF5329 domain-containing protein, producing the protein MKIRLILAMAIAQTALTGSATAAPSEAARGEIESLIGALDGSTCRFQRNGSWHDAAEARAHLQRKYDYLLKKDKVDTAEQFIERAASRSSMSGKPYRIACPGQPEQTAASWFGARLQALRTR; encoded by the coding sequence ATGAAGATCAGATTGATCCTGGCCATGGCAATAGCTCAAACGGCGCTCACCGGCAGTGCGACAGCCGCGCCGAGCGAAGCGGCGCGCGGCGAAATCGAGTCCTTGATCGGCGCCTTGGACGGTTCAACCTGCCGCTTCCAGCGCAACGGCAGCTGGCACGATGCTGCCGAAGCCCGGGCGCACCTGCAGCGCAAGTACGACTACCTGCTCAAGAAGGACAAGGTGGATACCGCCGAGCAGTTCATCGAGCGGGCGGCCAGCCGCAGCAGCATGAGCGGCAAGCCCTACCGGATCGCCTGCCCGGGGCAGCCCGAGCAGACTGCGGCGTCGTGGTTTGGCGCGCGGCTGCAGGCGCTGCGGACGCGCTGA
- a CDS encoding M48 family metallopeptidase translates to MLDSLYPAGPSAVPAQLTAPSSAYRRHAWLAVAGLLSFAAAYFALMGWFGWTAFRVLRTLVSGEGGNTLVNIIVGVCALFLAAFMAKGLIFLKRGQASKELELKPADQPELFAFLRRLADEAGAPRPKRVYLSSRVNAGVFYDLSLFNLLLPSRKNLDIGLALVNALNLTEFKAVLGHEFGHFAQRTMAVGRWVYVAHQIASQLVARRDALDTFLAGLSRTDFRIAWVGWLLSLVVWAIRSLVDTAFSVVALSERALSREMEYQADLVAASLAGSDALVHALHRLGAADEAWDRSVAFASREFEAGRAVADLFAVQTRMLANLRRVSPDPLYADPPQLPESDREQHRVFRSAMVRVPQMWSTHPANADRENNLKRRYVAAAIDERPAMLLFRDADALRHQITRDMLRETPPAFADGAETLSRLDAEFDIRAMHHRYQGTYLRRSFVRGVATPAELFLRTLTPLDNTEVRERIAGLYAARHGQALQQLRVLEEERATLDAARLGHLRASGNRVHWRGQVLDARRLGPAIATLDAEIAPLRQAVVQHDQECRSLHRLAARRNSEGWEAVLEGQVALLHFCEHVEADLRDVYGVFVNTLHVVTADKRVSDKEMRRLLGDADRVQRALEFIYGRAGDCVVDATVVEHGGQPLAQALGELGLLGPSQQNINDWVQRAGGWVAHTCGTLSLLRAAALEALLANEDAVVGRLDSGEAAPAAPTPSRVPAGYPVLVPGQERKLQTKLGWWDRFQTADGWAASVVRASVAAAIVVGVLVFGMHTGTATVSLYNGLATAVRVTVDGTTVALQPQQSATMDVAPGTAHKVVTHSADGQLIESFDSERMPGRSHFTYNVAGAAPLVEWTAVYGGAEGAPERKLGAQRWSATDADVVLETPPTSISTKYGTGGTRSVLTAMGDLSPQQQLGFVNSDEQRAALVMAHARWDAPGSRHLTTWLSAAAMYSDNMPGLIADRLTRYPEDVATLRMEQELGEGQAHEAVCARQRQMSERKPESSSLAYLAVRCMADGPEQDEAFSAGHRRWPQEPWFALASGYVLAARGDWAGANEVLSKSAMSEQTAEFVAPELARIKRMLGASPGEIESLASQSAHLTNMLALDSGEATGSPYDAYLPLGRGEYAQALELAQADAELLPRMVRLVAASDGASADVAEKAWGLPAEAGVDGDSIWTMWALALRHGRDEATWREKVLATDPDEAARMVAFVDAVRANASVQQAEAVLGHVNPSNRGYAYTVAAVVRGQSCPQVWREGAKRLLFGSERPHLM, encoded by the coding sequence ATGTTGGATTCGCTTTATCCGGCGGGGCCTTCGGCCGTGCCTGCTCAGTTGACCGCACCCAGCTCCGCGTACCGACGCCATGCATGGCTTGCGGTGGCCGGCCTGCTGAGTTTCGCCGCTGCCTACTTTGCCCTGATGGGCTGGTTTGGCTGGACCGCGTTCCGTGTACTCCGCACGCTTGTGTCCGGCGAGGGCGGCAACACGCTGGTGAACATCATCGTGGGCGTGTGCGCGCTGTTCCTGGCCGCGTTCATGGCCAAGGGGCTGATCTTCCTCAAGCGTGGCCAGGCCTCCAAGGAGCTGGAGCTCAAGCCGGCCGACCAGCCCGAGCTGTTCGCATTCCTGCGCCGCCTGGCCGACGAGGCCGGCGCGCCGCGGCCCAAGCGCGTGTATCTGTCCTCGCGGGTCAACGCCGGAGTCTTCTACGACCTTTCGCTGTTCAACCTGCTGCTGCCCTCGCGCAAGAACCTGGACATCGGGCTGGCGCTGGTCAATGCGCTGAACCTGACCGAGTTCAAGGCGGTGCTGGGCCATGAGTTCGGCCACTTCGCGCAGCGCACGATGGCGGTGGGGCGCTGGGTGTACGTGGCCCACCAGATCGCCAGCCAGCTGGTGGCCCGGCGCGATGCGCTGGATACCTTCCTGGCCGGCCTTTCGCGTACGGACTTCCGCATCGCCTGGGTGGGCTGGCTGCTCTCGCTCGTGGTCTGGGCCATCCGCTCGCTGGTGGACACCGCCTTCAGCGTGGTCGCGCTGTCCGAGCGTGCCCTGTCGCGCGAGATGGAGTACCAGGCCGACCTGGTGGCCGCCTCGCTGGCCGGCAGCGATGCGCTGGTGCATGCCCTGCACCGGCTGGGCGCGGCGGACGAAGCTTGGGACCGGTCGGTGGCCTTCGCCTCGCGCGAGTTCGAGGCCGGCCGTGCCGTGGCCGACCTGTTCGCGGTGCAGACGCGGATGCTCGCCAACCTGCGCCGGGTGTCGCCCGACCCGCTGTATGCCGATCCACCGCAGCTGCCGGAGAGCGACCGCGAGCAGCATCGCGTGTTCCGCAGTGCGATGGTGCGCGTGCCGCAGATGTGGTCCACGCATCCGGCCAACGCCGACCGCGAAAACAACCTGAAGCGACGTTACGTGGCGGCTGCCATCGACGAACGCCCTGCCATGCTGCTGTTCCGCGATGCGGACGCGCTCCGGCACCAGATCACCCGCGACATGCTCCGCGAGACGCCGCCGGCCTTCGCCGACGGTGCGGAAACGCTGAGCCGGCTCGACGCCGAGTTCGACATCCGCGCCATGCACCATCGCTACCAGGGAACCTACCTGCGTCGCTCCTTCGTGCGTGGTGTCGCCACGCCAGCCGAGCTGTTCCTGCGTACGCTGACGCCGCTGGACAACACCGAGGTGCGCGAGCGCATTGCCGGCCTGTATGCAGCCCGGCATGGCCAGGCACTGCAGCAGCTGCGCGTGCTGGAAGAAGAGCGCGCGACGCTGGACGCCGCCCGATTGGGTCACCTGCGTGCGTCGGGAAACCGCGTGCATTGGCGCGGCCAGGTGCTGGACGCCCGGCGCCTCGGCCCGGCCATCGCGACCCTGGATGCAGAGATCGCACCGCTGCGCCAGGCCGTCGTCCAGCACGACCAGGAGTGCCGCAGCCTGCACCGGCTGGCCGCGCGCCGCAACAGCGAGGGCTGGGAAGCGGTGCTGGAAGGCCAGGTCGCCCTGCTGCACTTCTGCGAACACGTGGAGGCGGACCTGCGCGATGTGTACGGGGTCTTCGTCAACACGCTGCACGTGGTGACGGCCGACAAGCGCGTTTCCGACAAGGAGATGCGCCGACTGCTCGGTGACGCCGATCGCGTGCAGCGCGCCCTCGAATTCATCTACGGCCGCGCCGGGGACTGCGTCGTCGACGCGACCGTGGTCGAGCACGGTGGCCAGCCCCTGGCGCAGGCGCTGGGCGAGCTGGGCCTGCTCGGACCATCGCAGCAGAACATCAACGACTGGGTGCAGCGCGCGGGCGGTTGGGTTGCGCATACCTGCGGCACACTCTCACTGCTGCGCGCGGCGGCGCTGGAGGCGCTGCTGGCGAACGAAGACGCCGTGGTCGGGCGCCTGGATTCCGGCGAGGCGGCGCCCGCCGCACCGACGCCGTCGCGGGTTCCCGCGGGCTACCCGGTGCTGGTCCCCGGCCAGGAGCGCAAGCTGCAGACCAAGCTGGGCTGGTGGGATCGATTCCAGACCGCCGACGGCTGGGCGGCCAGCGTCGTGCGTGCGTCGGTTGCGGCGGCCATCGTGGTCGGCGTGCTGGTGTTCGGCATGCACACCGGCACCGCGACGGTCTCGCTGTACAACGGCCTGGCCACAGCGGTGCGGGTGACCGTCGACGGCACTACGGTCGCGCTGCAGCCGCAGCAGAGCGCCACCATGGACGTGGCACCGGGGACCGCGCACAAGGTGGTCACGCACAGCGCGGACGGGCAGCTGATCGAGTCCTTCGACAGTGAGCGCATGCCTGGCCGTTCGCACTTCACGTACAACGTGGCCGGTGCGGCGCCGCTGGTGGAGTGGACGGCGGTCTATGGCGGTGCAGAGGGCGCCCCTGAGCGCAAGCTGGGTGCGCAGCGCTGGTCGGCCACCGATGCCGACGTCGTGCTGGAGACGCCGCCGACCTCCATTTCGACCAAGTATGGAACCGGAGGCACCCGTTCGGTGCTGACGGCCATGGGCGATCTGTCTCCGCAGCAGCAGCTGGGCTTCGTCAACAGCGACGAGCAGCGTGCGGCCCTGGTCATGGCCCATGCGCGCTGGGATGCGCCGGGCTCGCGCCACCTGACAACGTGGCTTTCTGCAGCTGCGATGTACTCGGACAACATGCCGGGCCTCATTGCAGATCGACTGACGCGGTATCCCGAGGACGTGGCGACGCTGCGCATGGAGCAGGAGCTCGGCGAGGGCCAAGCGCACGAGGCAGTGTGTGCTCGCCAGCGGCAGATGTCCGAGCGTAAACCGGAGTCTTCGTCGCTGGCCTATCTGGCGGTGCGCTGCATGGCTGATGGTCCGGAGCAGGACGAGGCGTTCTCCGCTGGACATCGCCGCTGGCCGCAGGAGCCGTGGTTCGCGCTTGCGAGCGGTTACGTGCTTGCCGCTCGCGGCGACTGGGCCGGCGCCAACGAGGTCCTGTCGAAGTCGGCGATGTCGGAGCAGACGGCGGAGTTCGTGGCACCGGAGTTGGCACGCATCAAACGCATGCTGGGCGCCAGCCCGGGCGAGATCGAGTCGCTGGCGTCCCAGTCGGCCCACCTGACCAACATGTTGGCGCTCGACAGCGGCGAGGCTACCGGCTCGCCGTACGATGCCTATCTACCGCTTGGGCGGGGCGAGTACGCGCAGGCGCTGGAATTGGCGCAGGCCGATGCCGAACTGTTGCCCCGCATGGTTCGCCTGGTTGCCGCGTCCGATGGCGCGTCGGCCGACGTGGCCGAGAAGGCATGGGGGCTCCCGGCCGAAGCGGGTGTGGATGGGGATTCCATCTGGACCATGTGGGCACTGGCGTTGCGGCACGGCCGCGATGAAGCAACGTGGCGCGAGAAGGTACTGGCCACCGACCCGGACGAGGCGGCTCGCATGGTGGCGTTCGTGGATGCCGTGCGGGCAAACGCCTCCGTACAGCAGGCCGAGGCCGTGCTTGGCCACGTCAATCCGAGCAACCGCGGCTACGCCTATACCGTTGCAGCCGTAGTGCGCGGCCAATCGTGCCCGCAGGTATGGCGCGAAGGGGCCAAGCGCCTGCTGTTCGGTTCGGAGCGTCCGCACCTGATGTGA
- a CDS encoding GFA family protein: protein MLKEVGGVPIQPKHRATCHCGAVELELDLPDGIVSPRRCDCSICRRKGAVVASVPLAGLRVVKGAEHLKLYQFNTHAAKHYFCGICGIYTHHQRRSNPEQYGFNVGCLEGINPFAIPDVPVEDGVHHPADRTG from the coding sequence ATGCTGAAGGAAGTAGGCGGCGTCCCCATCCAGCCAAAACACCGCGCGACCTGCCATTGCGGCGCGGTAGAGCTTGAGCTTGACCTACCCGATGGCATCGTGAGCCCGCGCCGATGCGACTGCTCCATCTGCCGGCGCAAGGGCGCTGTGGTGGCGTCCGTGCCCCTGGCCGGGCTGCGCGTTGTAAAGGGGGCGGAACACCTGAAGCTTTACCAGTTCAACACCCACGCGGCCAAGCACTACTTCTGTGGTATCTGTGGGATCTACACGCACCACCAGCGCCGTTCAAACCCGGAGCAGTACGGCTTCAACGTAGGTTGTCTGGAAGGTATCAACCCGTTCGCCATTCCGGACGTGCCAGTTGAGGATGGGGTCCATCATCCGGCAGACAGAACGGGCTGA
- a CDS encoding LysR family transcriptional regulator has protein sequence MQISDVRIFLAVVAAKGLAAASRQLDLAPMQVTRRVAALEDELGVRLLHRTTRSVSLTAEGEAFLSYATAMQEAEDSAKRELGRSPTQVTGHLKVSAPTVFGQAVIVPLLGPLLREHPELRIELDLSDRVLDIVAQGFDLAIRIATLRDSELVARRMADNPRVLCASPGYLGMRGTPRILSDLERHDCIQLSPVSHWPFIVAGSVTRKRLHGRVATNSVEAARSAALQGLGIAMLTYWDVHQQLLDGTLVEIILDDAGTEALAVWAVMPTRRFVPARVNVFLDALAQAMKRTAP, from the coding sequence GTGCAGATCTCCGATGTGCGTATCTTCTTGGCCGTGGTCGCAGCCAAGGGACTCGCCGCTGCATCAAGACAGCTGGATCTCGCGCCCATGCAGGTCACGCGACGGGTCGCCGCGCTTGAGGACGAACTGGGCGTCAGGCTGCTGCACCGGACAACCCGGTCGGTGTCGCTGACAGCGGAGGGGGAAGCCTTCCTGTCCTATGCCACCGCGATGCAGGAGGCCGAAGACAGTGCCAAGCGCGAGCTCGGGCGATCGCCCACGCAGGTCACCGGCCACTTGAAGGTTTCCGCACCCACCGTGTTCGGGCAGGCCGTGATCGTGCCGCTGCTGGGCCCCCTGCTTCGTGAACATCCGGAACTGCGCATCGAACTGGACCTGTCGGACCGCGTGCTCGACATCGTGGCGCAGGGATTCGACCTGGCGATCCGTATTGCAACGCTGCGCGACTCGGAGCTGGTGGCGCGGCGCATGGCCGACAATCCGCGCGTGCTCTGTGCCTCGCCGGGGTATCTGGGCATGCGTGGCACGCCCCGGATCCTCTCAGACCTGGAACGCCACGACTGCATCCAGCTCAGTCCCGTCTCGCACTGGCCCTTCATCGTCGCTGGAAGCGTTACCCGCAAGCGGCTGCATGGGCGCGTCGCCACCAATAGTGTTGAAGCTGCGCGCAGCGCTGCACTTCAAGGGCTGGGCATTGCAATGCTGACCTACTGGGACGTGCACCAACAGCTGCTGGACGGCACGCTGGTTGAAATCATTCTGGACGATGCCGGAACCGAAGCCCTCGCTGTATGGGCGGTCATGCCAACCCGGCGCTTCGTGCCCGCCCGGGTCAATGTATTTCTGGATGCGTTGGCGCAGGCAATGAAACGGACAGCGCCGTAA
- a CDS encoding DUF6622 family protein — MNMLQQFASHTPIWVWALLIFLLTRGIAAMKPGETSLAKLAIVPALFTVWGLWSISQRYGASWVAWGEWLVGIVAGMGIGWMLLRRATLTLNPATGKLWRSADFTLLPLLLITFAVKYGFESALAVSPSLSANVTFSAGYLLLSGGFTGIFIGKYCRYLRASRRATEGRLGAAS, encoded by the coding sequence ATGAACATGCTGCAGCAGTTTGCGTCGCATACCCCGATCTGGGTCTGGGCGCTTCTCATCTTCCTGCTGACCCGTGGCATCGCCGCCATGAAGCCCGGGGAAACCTCGCTGGCCAAGCTGGCGATCGTGCCCGCGCTGTTCACCGTCTGGGGCCTGTGGTCGATCAGCCAGCGCTACGGTGCTTCCTGGGTCGCCTGGGGTGAATGGCTGGTTGGCATCGTTGCAGGCATGGGCATTGGCTGGATGCTGCTGCGTCGCGCCACGCTGACCCTGAACCCGGCCACGGGCAAGCTGTGGCGCAGCGCGGACTTCACGTTGCTGCCGCTGCTGCTGATCACATTCGCAGTGAAGTATGGTTTCGAGTCTGCACTGGCGGTGTCACCGTCGCTGAGCGCGAATGTCACGTTCAGTGCTGGTTATCTGCTGCTGTCCGGTGGGTTCACCGGGATATTCATCGGGAAGTACTGCCGCTACCTGCGTGCGTCGCGGCGAGCCACGGAAGGGCGTTTGGGTGCGGCCAGCTGA
- a CDS encoding DUF1624 domain-containing protein, translated as MTGTPTAMPMGMNAPLGPKPGAGRLQSIDALRGFVMVLMLLDHLRETWFLHVPVADPIDATTALPAMYWARLAVSLCAPIFVALTGISAYLFSTKHTLAETRMYLVKRGLVLMALEVFFLSELYWGIAAPTFWLQVIWCIGVCMIVLALLIGMPRRLLLAGGLLIVCGHNLLDGIRLEPGHPLFAPWAMLHQRDVIELPFGFVAKTTYPVLPWIGVIVLGFAIGPWFSPGVAAPARRRRLIWLGTAMLLTFFLVRLWNGYGDTPWFVVEGDPMRTVMSFLALTKYPPSLLFLLLTLGVGALLLAAFELLREGRISAALAVFGGAPMFFYLLHLSVLRLLYHGALALWGPNQGSVFGVGNYGWVLAWYVALIIPLYIPTAWFSRFKAARRDIAWLKYL; from the coding sequence ATGACCGGTACCCCGACTGCCATGCCGATGGGGATGAATGCACCCCTCGGCCCCAAGCCGGGTGCGGGTCGCCTGCAAAGCATCGACGCGCTGCGTGGCTTCGTCATGGTCCTGATGCTGCTCGACCACCTGCGCGAGACTTGGTTCCTGCATGTACCGGTGGCCGATCCCATCGATGCCACCACGGCGCTGCCGGCGATGTACTGGGCGCGCCTGGCGGTGAGTCTGTGTGCACCCATCTTCGTGGCGCTCACGGGCATTTCTGCCTACCTGTTCAGTACGAAGCACACGCTGGCAGAGACCCGCATGTACCTGGTCAAGCGCGGGCTGGTGCTGATGGCGCTTGAAGTGTTCTTCCTGTCCGAGCTGTACTGGGGCATTGCCGCGCCCACCTTCTGGCTGCAGGTCATCTGGTGCATCGGCGTGTGCATGATCGTGCTGGCGCTGCTCATCGGAATGCCGCGCCGGCTGCTGCTGGCCGGTGGCCTGCTGATCGTGTGCGGGCACAACCTGCTTGACGGCATCCGGCTGGAACCGGGTCATCCGCTGTTCGCGCCGTGGGCGATGCTGCACCAGCGTGACGTCATCGAACTTCCCTTTGGATTTGTCGCCAAGACCACCTACCCGGTGTTGCCGTGGATCGGCGTGATCGTGCTCGGCTTTGCCATTGGCCCGTGGTTCTCGCCGGGTGTCGCCGCTCCTGCGCGTCGGCGTCGGCTGATCTGGCTGGGCACGGCCATGCTGCTGACGTTCTTCCTGGTGCGCCTGTGGAACGGTTACGGCGATACGCCCTGGTTCGTGGTGGAAGGCGACCCGATGCGCACGGTGATGAGCTTCCTGGCGCTGACCAAGTACCCACCTTCGCTGCTGTTCCTGCTGCTCACGCTGGGCGTGGGTGCGTTGCTGCTGGCCGCCTTCGAGCTGCTGCGCGAAGGCCGGATTTCGGCGGCGCTGGCGGTGTTCGGCGGCGCCCCGATGTTCTTCTACCTGCTCCACCTCAGCGTGCTGCGCCTGCTCTACCACGGTGCCCTCGCCCTCTGGGGGCCCAACCAGGGGAGCGTGTTCGGCGTCGGGAACTACGGCTGGGTGTTGGCCTGGTACGTGGCGCTGATCATTCCGCTGTACATCCCGACCGCCTGGTTCTCCCGCTTCAAGGCTGCCCGGCGTGATATCGCGTGGTTGAAATACCTGTAA
- a CDS encoding SymE family type I addiction module toxin: MNANLKQVHPDDSRLTPRDETLKAVQLRSVRAVPQINALDRDEYGPIPFVMIRGAWLRGLGFEVGSEIRIEGRVDEITVRPNWRDAPPENAKVLAVRYGEVAD; encoded by the coding sequence ATGAATGCGAACTTGAAGCAGGTTCACCCGGACGACAGCCGGCTCACTCCCCGCGACGAGACCTTGAAGGCCGTCCAGCTCCGCAGCGTACGCGCTGTGCCGCAGATCAACGCCCTCGACCGCGACGAGTACGGCCCCATCCCCTTCGTGATGATCCGCGGCGCCTGGCTGCGTGGCCTGGGGTTCGAGGTGGGGTCGGAGATCAGGATCGAGGGCAGGGTCGACGAGATCACCGTGCGGCCGAACTGGCGCGATGCGCCGCCCGAAAATGCCAAAGTGCTCGCTGTGAGATACGGCGAGGTCGCGGACTGA
- a CDS encoding CPBP family glutamic-type intramembrane protease, with protein MASFWRPVSKPENRIFVAAIATIAVGAGQGLLNAFDVFGSKAMTELAAFLVCMWLFPREERAAWSGKLVLILVSLGLLGGALWVAFVGYPDRHNPQWLTWDKVPVAYYLLGLVTGCIVAPLFEEKVVRHLLRSGSAHYLGRFLASLGVSALFAWVHTDAMVSAFLVSVALCASVYSFKLDTLQRAVIHGVINLVITHWVPVYPNL; from the coding sequence GTGGCTTCATTCTGGCGGCCTGTCAGCAAACCCGAGAACAGGATCTTCGTCGCGGCCATCGCAACCATCGCCGTTGGCGCGGGACAGGGATTGCTCAACGCGTTCGACGTCTTCGGTTCGAAGGCGATGACGGAGCTGGCCGCCTTCCTGGTCTGCATGTGGCTGTTCCCCCGTGAGGAGCGCGCGGCATGGTCGGGGAAGCTTGTCCTGATCCTGGTTTCGCTTGGCCTTCTGGGCGGTGCTCTCTGGGTAGCGTTCGTAGGCTATCCGGACCGGCACAACCCGCAGTGGCTGACATGGGACAAGGTCCCGGTCGCCTACTACCTGCTTGGTCTGGTTACGGGCTGTATTGTCGCGCCCCTGTTCGAGGAAAAGGTGGTCAGGCACCTGCTGCGGTCCGGCTCTGCGCATTACCTCGGCAGATTCCTCGCTTCCCTGGGCGTTAGTGCCTTGTTCGCATGGGTCCACACCGATGCAATGGTGTCTGCCTTCCTCGTCTCGGTGGCCCTCTGCGCCAGCGTGTACTCATTCAAGCTGGATACCCTGCAGCGGGCGGTTATCCACGGGGTAATCAACCTGGTGATTACACACTGGGTTCCGGTCTATCCAAATCTGTAA
- a CDS encoding 2OG-Fe(II) oxygenase produces the protein MTAETPRDFIEVIHNAIPADACAAILAQMRASAQLVPGEVGSGVFPELKHSKDLRISGRPEWRQVEIQLQQAVFSGVLSYLRRYPQALISPLMLQVQDTDGSARRLRADDFPGMDDNALSELARTCLRPGAINLQWYAAGEGGYPYWHCELYPRDPAGETLHRHLLWTLYLNDEFDAGETEFLFQERKIAPRTGSLLIAPTAFTHTHRGNRPEGGDKFIATSWILFQNAQKLFGAG, from the coding sequence ATGACGGCCGAAACACCGCGCGACTTCATCGAAGTAATCCACAACGCCATTCCCGCCGACGCCTGCGCCGCCATCTTGGCCCAGATGCGAGCCAGCGCACAGTTGGTGCCCGGCGAGGTTGGCAGCGGCGTCTTCCCGGAACTCAAGCACAGCAAGGATCTCCGTATCAGCGGCCGCCCGGAATGGCGCCAGGTGGAAATCCAGCTGCAGCAGGCAGTATTCAGCGGGGTTTTGAGTTATCTACGCCGTTATCCACAGGCGCTGATTTCTCCGCTCATGTTGCAGGTCCAAGACACCGATGGCAGCGCACGCCGCCTGCGCGCCGATGATTTTCCCGGCATGGACGACAACGCGCTCTCCGAACTGGCCCGCACGTGCCTGCGCCCGGGCGCCATCAACCTGCAGTGGTATGCGGCAGGCGAGGGCGGCTACCCCTACTGGCATTGCGAGCTGTATCCGCGAGACCCCGCAGGAGAGACCCTGCATCGCCACCTGCTATGGACGCTGTACCTCAATGACGAATTCGACGCGGGGGAAACCGAATTCCTGTTCCAGGAGCGGAAGATCGCGCCACGCACCGGCAGCCTGCTGATCGCGCCCACGGCCTTCACGCACACCCACCGGGGGAACCGCCCCGAGGGCGGGGACAAGTTCATTGCGACAAGCTGGATCCTGTTCCAGAACGCACAGAAGCTGTTTGGCGCTGGGTGA
- a CDS encoding GNAT family N-acetyltransferase: MNVAELRSDDEILAARDVMRQLRPDIAAEDYLATVRRMMEGGYRQAGVFEEGEVRAVGGFRIFEMLYTGGSLMYVDDLSTDTRQRSRGHGRALLDWLKAEARARGCVQLHLDSGVQRALAHRFYFREGLTVSSFHFRTEL, encoded by the coding sequence ATGAACGTTGCCGAACTGCGCTCCGATGACGAGATTCTTGCCGCCCGCGATGTCATGCGGCAGCTTCGCCCGGACATTGCGGCCGAAGACTACCTCGCCACGGTTCGGCGCATGATGGAAGGCGGCTACCGTCAGGCGGGGGTGTTCGAGGAGGGCGAGGTGCGCGCCGTGGGAGGTTTCCGGATCTTCGAGATGCTCTATACCGGTGGGTCGCTGATGTACGTGGATGACCTGAGTACCGACACGCGTCAGCGCTCGCGCGGCCATGGGCGTGCTCTGTTGGACTGGCTCAAGGCCGAGGCGCGGGCCAGGGGATGCGTGCAGCTCCATCTGGACTCCGGGGTGCAGCGCGCGTTGGCGCACCGATTTTATTTCCGGGAGGGGCTTACGGTGAGTTCGTTCCACTTCCGGACGGAACTCTGA